The Streptomyces kanamyceticus genome window below encodes:
- a CDS encoding TetR/AcrR family transcriptional regulator, giving the protein MARPGGRSARVQEAVHTAVRDLSTEVGRDALTVPLIAARAEVTPSTIYRRWGDLQALLSDVAVEHLRPEAPPEDTGDLASDLRAWAEQFLDEMASPAGRAYIRDALLGDPDGSNAGRCSAYAAEQVDVILARAADRGESGPDVERVLDHVVAPMMYRILFRPGGHDSAYARQLVTDALGAFRGDRQGEAGTIDPHG; this is encoded by the coding sequence ATGGCGCGCCCCGGCGGGCGCAGCGCCCGAGTGCAGGAAGCGGTGCACACCGCCGTGCGTGACCTCTCGACGGAGGTGGGCCGCGACGCGCTGACCGTGCCCCTGATCGCGGCCCGCGCCGAGGTCACCCCGTCGACGATCTACCGCCGCTGGGGCGACCTCCAGGCGCTCCTGTCGGACGTGGCGGTCGAACACCTGCGCCCCGAGGCGCCGCCGGAGGACACGGGAGACCTGGCATCCGACCTCCGGGCCTGGGCCGAACAGTTCCTCGACGAGATGGCGTCCCCGGCGGGCCGCGCCTACATCCGCGACGCCCTGCTCGGCGACCCGGACGGCAGCAACGCGGGTCGCTGCTCCGCCTACGCGGCGGAGCAGGTCGACGTCATCCTCGCCAGGGCCGCCGACCGGGGCGAGAGCGGCCCGGACGTCGAGAGGGTGCTTGACCACGTGGTCGCGCCGATGATGTACCGCATCCTGTTCCGCCCCGGCGGACACGACTCCGCGTACGCGCGCCAGCTGGTGACCGATGCGCTCGGCGCATTCCGCGGGGATCGACAGGGAGAAGCTGGCACGATCGACC